The DNA sequence CCATCTCCTTCTATAAGGCCCGAAAAGAATGACTTCCAAAAGCCCATGTTTTTATTTACCGTCTCCCGCATTCTCCCatattttcattcaaatttctACAAACGTCACTCAAACTCCAAAAATATTGAGTTAACGACATGTACCCACATCAGATTTGCCTTATTTTCCTTCATGAAATAAAGAGGCATTGAGTTAAAgtaatactccctccctccctttgaattctatacactttctttCTCAGGAtatcccattcaattctatacattttaaaacttcctcaaaataataaatttttataatataaaacggtttttctagtgtgtacccatggacacatgctaagcactaaaacctataaatttggagagttttgattggcttaccctccctaataatggtggacccccctgcagttacaacaaccacaccaatcaaaatcctccAAATTGATGGATTtttgtgcttagcatgtgcccatgggcacacactagacaaacccaatataaaaatctcactcACCCACTAATTTCATCTACTTTTTCCAAtttatcacttaaatattaatgggtcccaccactttatcaatttttctttctctttcttatcactttacattactttatacacttttttagtctccgtgcccaatacaaatgtatatatctcaaagggacgaagggagtaatatGTTTGGAAAcataatttcatttgaaatctaaaatttgatcaaataataatttgaatatataaaaaaattaaatttgaaattcaagatATTTAAAAACTAGTATAAAGTTAATAATGCAAAATTGAACATCGAATCATATCATTTAAAATGAAATACACGTTGTCCAACGCAATTTAATAGAATTTTAATCTATTCGAATTCAATCATGATTTGAGTTATACATaaaattccaataaatttaattgtgattttcaaaattttattaaaatttgaaaatactaaaaaattgatatttttttaaatttattaaaaatgatagATTTTTGTTGAATTACTCATTGcatttttaaatttcttgtcATAATTCATGAGATTTCGAAAAATATGATCAAATTTATGtttattcaatattaatttattttgaatctcttaaatttcatataaaatcaaaGTCACGTGTGATccattaaattcataaattattcaaTTCTATAAATCACTTTAACAAATAAAAGTCCTACAAAATTCTTTTAAATCGAAATATTATAATCATAGTTGATACTTTTGAAGCCTGTGCTAAACAACAGTGATTCCCAAATCTCAAACCAAAAAACCCAAACTCACATTCCCGGGCACCCAACTATGCAGCAGCAACAACAGTCCCCTCCGGCGCCGGCGACTACGGAGGCGCCGCCGAAGCAAGTGGCCCTAGCAATGGACCGCCTGAACCACGCCGGCCGTTTGATCGCCGACATCAGATTAGGCGCCGACCGGATTCTCGAAGCCATGTTCATGGCCGGTCAAAACCGGCAGTCAAACAAGCCCTTAAAATTAATCGTCCAAGAAGAGTCTTCTATGCGCCAGTTTCTCCAGGACCTCCGTGCCGTCGGTAATTTCtcgccatttttttttttttgctattcaGAGTTATATGCTTTACggatgagtatctgttctaatacttaGAGcatgctaaatcactagcacaagcctccccttccctatttttagaatatgctagccacttctaaactatttttatcattaaaatattcatttctctctctccttcacatcatttccctctcttttttccctctctcctccactatttaatattattatagtaatagggaatggatataaggagtactattggagctcatgtgctaaatcttgtgctaaatcactaagacatattattttataatatttttagggaacctcttagcatagtgttggacttgctcttatcgAGATAGAGCTAGAGTCAAAAATATTACGGTTTCagttttatatatgtttgtatatgtTTTGATTGAGCTGAACAATTTGTGCCGGTTGTTCAGCTCAATCaaattgtgtgtgtatatgtatatacatgatttgttgaaattaataaaaatgtatatacataattacatatacatacttgtaattttagattttatatatgatGGTATATATTTGATTGAACTATTTGCGTAGTGCTGTTTGTTCTGCTCAATCAAATTGTGAATATTAGAATAGTAGAATGTATACGTATATACATGATTTGTTGATCATAATCAAAATGTATATACGTATACATTGTGTAGAGGGTGGGCGATGAAGTTTGTAGTATTTTGCGGGAAGATATGGGGATATGGAGGGTTCTCGGGTTTTAGTAGCTTATgtgaaattaattaaagaaGTGAATAAACTTATTATGGATGTTTGGACTGGATGAATGCATAATTAATGTAACGACATCTGCACAAATAAATAGTTATGGTTTGTATATAGATGGTTCTTGATATAACATTTAACTTATGGCAATCTTTGTGGTAAGCTTTTATCAAGCCATATTATGAGaattatttgtattattttatgccgtgtgtgtgtgtttgtggaAGTCTATACTCATGTTATCACGAACAAATAATGGTGTGTTGTTTTTTGgttatataattaaacacaCTCAATTATAGATCTTGTCTTGGACAAGATTTGTCTCTAGTCAAACTTAAGAGAGGGATGACAGAAAAACTTAATTACTTCACAACTTTTAACGGATGCTCATTTAAATCACTTATTACttattaatatacaaacatCATACGGTTAACTCCAAAAAATTATATGGACCGGAAAGATGTCCAACGGCTCTATTGATTTGACATGACCATCTTTTCAAAACTGATATAAACAATGATTCAGAAGTATCGCATTCACACAACGGCTATATTATATCGGTATGCTGTACATTTTTAATTAGAACTTAAAAAACCATGTCATGCTTCTCCATCTGAACTTTCCATCTTCATAAATTTAAGTTCTCTTCACATACTCTTCGACAAGTATAATCAACTAGCCCTATTGTCTGCTATGTCTAATTCGTCTGATTCATCTGAAGTTGATTCATTTCCCGAATTGGAAGCATCAGGTTTGTTGGTGGCAAATGATTCGTCTGATTGATTGTCGATGTTTGAATTCCTATTATAAGATTCATTAAATGAAGTAGATATTGGATTAGACAGTCAATGATGAAATGTGTTGGGTGAAATCCTTGATGTCAGAAATATCTTATTCTCTTTTCGTTATGACTTTATATTATGGTATCTGATGGCTTTTGCAAACTTAAATCTTTTTTGCTTTTTTCAGGAAAGCAGCTAGAAGATTCTGGGGTTCTGAATGAATCTCTTCGCTCAAGAAGCAATTCTTGGGGTCTTCACATGCCTTTGGTATGCCCAGATGGCGCTGTTGTTGCATATGCGTGGAAACGTCAACTTGCTGGTCAGGCTGGTGCATCTGCTGTTGATCGGACCAGGTGGGTTTATCGTCTGACCTATGGGTCTTCATACATTTTAATTGAATTGCCtccgtaatttaaaataataaagatgCTGGGATTATCGTGCTTGAAACTTTTTCACTTGCTAATGGATAACAGTCCATTCTTGGTTTCGTATTACTCCTTTGTAGTACACATGCACACTGTAAAAGGGCATGTCAGATAGACTTATGTTGAATATTAAAAAGGAGAAGAAGTGAAAGCAGATATGCCAATATAAATTATTCCAGTCAtggattatcttgaaaaatataAGAGAACTGTATCTCACACCATATATATTAACTATTTATGGACTTGCTGCTAAATTCAGTCCTAAGTGATCCCTAATGTTGGCAGGTTGGCATTGAAGGCATTTACTGATCAGAAGAAGAGATTCTTTCCCCATCTTGATGATGATAACGAGACCGGATCACCATTGAAGAAACGTTGTGATAAGGAAACATCAACAGGGAGCGAGGAAGAGGAGCCGAGCGAATTAACAACAGTATCTGATATTCTGTTGTCCCTGGAAAAAGAAGTCCAGGACGTCAAAACTTTTACATACCAGCGGTTGAAATGGTTAAAACGCGCAGCCTTGCTACCCATGTCATCTAGTGAGCCCTTTATGGACCCATCAAAAGAGCACAGCTTTCATAACTCAAATAAGTTAGGACACTCAACAATGAAAGATGATGCCGCAGGGAAGATTTCTGTAATTGAGCTGTTGTTTCCTTCGATCTTCAGAGCTGTACTGTCCTTGCATCCAGCTGGCTCTGTGTATCCTGATGCTGTGGCTTTCTTTTCACCTGATGAGGTATGCTTGTTTATCTTGCACATTATATTTCTATGGAGGTGCGATTTTTTTCATGATTAACCTATTCTGTATTCTGCCTTATGTTGCTTATGTTGGttaactaattattattattattttacactAGCATAACTCAGGTCTTCATGTAGTTATTTTGTCAAAGACTAACTTTATTGTTTGATATGTCACATCGGAATTTAATTGTAATTTGCACTGAATCCTTCCGTTCACTAGCAAATTGGTGGAACTATATGTATATGCATCTGTAACAAATTTTTCTTCTCCAATTCAAGTTCCATTGACTTCTAAGCTATTCCTAATGCATATTTACTTTCTTGTATAGGGTGGCAGCTATCTACATGCTAGGGGTTTTTCTGTTCATCATGTATTCAGACACATAACGGTAACATTATTTGTTAACTTATTGAGTCTATGGATACTTGTCAGTTGATATGTTTATATCTTGCTGTTCGTACTTTTATTAATACAGGAACATGCTGCTCTAGCACTGCAGTACTTTACCGGCATCAAAGCTGAAACAGCATTACATTCCCTGTTGGTATTGCCTCTTGCATTATAAAGTTTAAATTGCTGTAGCACATTAGTAATTGACATTTGAAGCATATTGTAGTAGATTTTAATGTTTCTAATTATTTGTTGTAGCTATGGATATGCAGCTATCGAACTCTATTCACCAAAGTCTGCAGGTGCAGTTTCTACtttcaatttatttagttgtttaggcttaatgaccttttagcccttgaagtttgggtggaagttccgatgcggcctcgaagtttaaaaacgtacctttcgaccctcaaagtatctttgtcgtaccttttagcccttatggcgtataccggtatataacggggtAGACAAAGTTGgcatttcacacgtgagggttaaaaggggcattaaacattaaggattaaaaggaacatctaatgtattttaatgtattttttaggggttaaaaagaacgagatgtatactttaaggGTTAGAAGGTACCCTCAAACTTTAccccgaatatgaattgtcaagtttatcccccgatttataccagtatttttaaaaagggctaaaaggtacgacaaagatactttgagggtcagAAGGTACGTTTtaaaacttcgaggccgcatcggaacttccacccatacttcgagggctaaaaggttaTTAAGCCTTTATATTAAGTGTTAAAAATTTTCTCACATTACCTTGGTGCAGTAAATGTCGGCGCCTGCTGTCAATGGACAAACAATCTGCTCTGATGCTACCTCCTGTTCAACGCCCTTATCGGGACTTTCCTGTTAGAAAGTTTACATCAAGCGAACAAAGCTCAGCCACTAATCACTACCAGATAATTGACAGCATTGAGGCTTATCATATCGGCTGCTTTCCAGAGGAAATATAGCTGCCATAATCGTTGTAGAGACAAATGTGCCCAGATCCGTAGCTCCTTGCACAGATATCTCAAGTGAAGTGTTTTGACATGTGTAAATATTTATATGGTCCAACTGGGGTATCAAATGGTTTCTTACTTGGATTATTAACCATCGAGTTTAGTTAGTGCATCAATTATTGTTTTTGAAGTTGTCCTTGGGAATATCAATCATGCAAGTTAATGTTGTCGGATGTAGCCCTTGATGATTCCTTGTTTGTGTCATATGTACACCTTGTTCTTTATTAATCTTGAATTTTTTATCCTAGTTATATATAAGCCATGGATTAAGGGGTTTGTTGTCCATAGAAAGTAATGATATTTACATCAAGTCTTATATTTCACCATTGAGAATTGAACTTCT is a window from the Daucus carota subsp. sativus chromosome 8, DH1 v3.0, whole genome shotgun sequence genome containing:
- the LOC108197438 gene encoding mediator of RNA polymerase II transcription subunit 27, with product MQQQQQSPPAPATTEAPPKQVALAMDRLNHAGRLIADIRLGADRILEAMFMAGQNRQSNKPLKLIVQEESSMRQFLQDLRAVGKQLEDSGVLNESLRSRSNSWGLHMPLVCPDGAVVAYAWKRQLAGQAGASAVDRTRLALKAFTDQKKRFFPHLDDDNETGSPLKKRCDKETSTGSEEEEPSELTTVSDILLSLEKEVQDVKTFTYQRLKWLKRAALLPMSSSEPFMDPSKEHSFHNSNKLGHSTMKDDAAGKISVIELLFPSIFRAVLSLHPAGSVYPDAVAFFSPDEGGSYLHARGFSVHHVFRHITEHAALALQYFTGIKAETALHSLLLWICSYRTLFTKVCSKCRRLLSMDKQSALMLPPVQRPYRDFPVRKFTSSEQSSATNHYQIIDSIEAYHIGCFPEEI